The genome window CACTCGGGGGGTCAAATTGTCCAAGGGGCGAAGCAAAAGCGTCGTCGTCGGCGGCGGAGTGTCCTAGGAGAGACAAGACAAGAGGCGAGATGAAGGCGACGTTGAAGGGGCGCTTCGAGGGCGACAAGGCCACGGCCGCCACGACCCTggccgtccccgccgccggcgacctCCGCCTTAAGGCCTCTGCCACCGAGGCCGCCTTCTCCAACGGTCCCTCCCTCCGCGGCCTCACCCTCACCCTGGAGAAGCCCGGCGCCTTCCTCATCGACCTCAAGCCACACAACCAAGTACGTATATGCTCTCCTACCTCCCCCTCCCTCACCTACCCTCGACCTCACCAATCGTCTGGTTGCTGCAGGATGTGCGTTTCCAGTTCATGAACTCGGCGCAGGTGCTCGACAAGCGCGTCAGCCTCACCTACATCCACTCCACCAGcctcgcccccgccgccgcgccgccctccCGCACCGCGCTCGATTGCACCGTCACCTTCGATCCGGCCAACAAGGTCAACGTCTCCCACGCGCTCGGCTCAGGAGGATGCCGCGTCAAGTACACCTACGCTCATGGAACCGACCGCCTCACCAC of Phragmites australis chromosome 3, lpPhrAust1.1, whole genome shotgun sequence contains these proteins:
- the LOC133913818 gene encoding outer envelope pore protein 24, chloroplastic-like; translated protein: MKATLKGRFEGDKATAATTLAVPAAGDLRLKASATEAAFSNGPSLRGLTLTLEKPGAFLIDLKPHNQDVRFQFMNSAQVLDKRVSLTYIHSTSLAPAAAPPSRTALDCTVTFDPANKVNVSHALGSGGCRVKYTYAHGTDRLTTIEPLVDTNKNAWEFAVTRKFEAGDAVKGTYHASTKLLGLEWSRDSKAGGSFKVAMSFDLSDQSKAPKLVAESTWNYEI